The following proteins come from a genomic window of Citrobacter europaeus:
- the csgG gene encoding curli production assembly/transport protein CsgG: MQRLLIMVAVILLSGCLTAPPQEAAKPTLMPRAQSYKDLTHLPMPTGKIFVSVYNIQDETGQFKPYPASNFSTAVPQSATAMLVTALKDSRWFVPLERQGLQNLLNERKIIRAAQENGTVAINNRIPLQSLTAANVMVEGSIIGYESNVKSGGVGARYFGIGADTQYQLDQIAVNLRVVNVSTGEILSSVNTSKTILSYEVQAGVFRFIDYQRLLEGEIGYTSNEPVMLCLMSAIETGVIFLINDGIDRGLWDLQDKKQVDNDILVKYRHMSVPPES; this comes from the coding sequence ATGCAGCGCTTACTTATCATGGTGGCAGTAATTTTACTCAGCGGATGTCTAACAGCCCCGCCGCAAGAAGCCGCTAAGCCGACATTAATGCCCCGAGCCCAAAGCTATAAAGACTTGACGCATCTGCCCATGCCTACAGGTAAGATCTTTGTGTCGGTTTACAATATCCAGGATGAAACGGGTCAGTTTAAACCTTACCCGGCGAGTAACTTCTCAACCGCCGTCCCGCAAAGCGCTACGGCTATGCTAGTCACCGCGTTGAAGGATTCTCGTTGGTTCGTCCCACTGGAACGTCAGGGGTTACAGAACCTGCTTAACGAACGAAAAATCATTCGTGCGGCTCAGGAAAACGGCACTGTTGCCATTAATAACCGCATCCCTTTGCAATCTTTGACCGCAGCAAACGTCATGGTGGAAGGGTCAATTATTGGTTATGAAAGCAACGTTAAATCGGGAGGTGTTGGTGCGCGCTATTTCGGTATTGGCGCCGATACGCAATACCAGCTCGACCAGATAGCGGTGAACCTACGCGTGGTTAACGTCAGCACCGGCGAAATTCTCTCATCGGTGAATACCAGCAAAACTATTTTATCTTATGAAGTACAGGCTGGGGTATTCCGTTTCATTGACTACCAGCGACTGTTGGAAGGTGAAATTGGTTACACCTCTAACGAACCGGTCATGCTGTGTCTGATGTCAGCAATCGAAACCGGTGTTATCTTCCTGATTAATGATGGGATTGATCGCGGATTGTGGGATTTGCAGGACAAGAAACAGGTTGATAATGACATTCTGGTTAAATACCGCCATATGTCGGTACCTCCGGAATCCTGA
- the csgF gene encoding curli production assembly/transport protein CsgF — MRVKHAVVLLMLISPLSWAGNMTFQFRNPNFGGNPNNGSFLLNSAQAQNSYKDPSGDDFGIETPSALDNFTQAIQSQILGGLLTNINTGKPGRMVTSDFIVDIANRDGQLQLNVTDRKTGRTSTIEVSGLQNQSTDF, encoded by the coding sequence ATGCGTGTCAAACATGCAGTGGTTTTGCTCATGCTGATTTCACCATTAAGTTGGGCCGGAAATATGACGTTCCAGTTCCGCAACCCTAACTTTGGTGGCAACCCAAACAACGGTTCTTTTTTACTCAACAGCGCCCAGGCACAAAACTCGTATAAAGATCCGAGTGGCGATGATTTCGGGATTGAAACGCCATCTGCGCTGGATAACTTTACCCAGGCGATACAGTCGCAAATACTTGGCGGCTTACTTACCAATATTAATACCGGTAAGCCTGGGAGGATGGTCACCAGCGATTTTATCGTTGATATCGCCAACCGGGATGGGCAACTGCAACTTAATGTCACGGACAGGAAAACGGGGAGAACGTCGACTATCGAAGTGTCAGGTTTACAAAATCAGTCGACCGATTTCTAA
- the csgE gene encoding curli production assembly/transport protein CsgE, with protein MKRYLTWIVAANLLFAAGNLHAAVEVEVPGLLTDHTVSSIGHDFYRAFSDKWESEYTGNLTINERPSARWGSWITITVNQDVIFQTFLFPTKRDFDKIVVFALAETEEALNRRQIDQTLLSTSDLARDEF; from the coding sequence ATGAAACGCTATTTGACCTGGATTGTGGCAGCAAATTTGCTCTTTGCTGCCGGGAATCTACACGCGGCTGTAGAGGTGGAGGTTCCCGGACTGTTAACTGACCACACGGTCTCTTCCATTGGCCATGATTTCTACCGGGCCTTTAGTGACAAGTGGGAAAGCGAGTACACAGGAAACTTAACCATTAATGAAAGACCCAGTGCACGTTGGGGAAGTTGGATCACCATAACGGTCAATCAGGACGTTATCTTCCAGACTTTTTTATTCCCGACGAAAAGAGACTTCGACAAAATTGTGGTCTTTGCATTGGCAGAAACTGAGGAAGCATTAAATCGTCGGCAAATAGATCAAACACTATTAAGCACGAGCGATTTAGCGCGCGATGAATTCTAA
- the csgD gene encoding transcriptional regulator CsgD — MFNEVHSIHGHTLLLITKPSLQATALLQHLKQSLALTGKLHNIQRSLDDISSSCIVLLDMMEADKKLIHYWQDNLSRKNNNIKTLLLNTPDDYPYRDIENWPHINGVFYATEDEQRVVSGLQGVLRGECYFSQKLASYLITHSGNYRYNSTESALLTHREKEILNKLRIGASNIEIARSLFISENTVKTHLYNLFKKIAVKNRTQAVSWANDNLRR, encoded by the coding sequence ATGTTTAATGAAGTCCATAGTATTCATGGTCATACATTATTGTTGATCACTAAACCATCCCTGCAGGCAACTGCGTTATTACAGCATTTAAAGCAGTCGCTGGCGTTAACCGGAAAACTACATAATATTCAACGTTCTCTGGATGATATTTCCTCCAGCTGCATTGTTTTACTGGATATGATGGAGGCAGATAAAAAACTGATCCATTACTGGCAAGATAATTTGAGCAGAAAAAACAACAATATAAAGACTTTATTGTTGAATACCCCAGATGATTATCCTTACCGGGATATTGAAAACTGGCCGCACATCAATGGCGTATTCTACGCAACTGAAGATGAACAGCGTGTAGTCAGCGGATTGCAGGGGGTGTTGCGTGGCGAATGCTACTTCTCGCAAAAGCTAGCCAGCTACCTAATCACGCATTCCGGGAACTACCGCTATAACAGCACGGAGTCGGCATTACTTACTCACCGTGAAAAAGAGATCCTTAATAAACTGCGTATCGGTGCCTCAAATATTGAAATCGCACGTTCACTATTTATTAGTGAAAATACGGTGAAAACACATCTTTATAATCTTTTCAAAAAGATAGCTGTCAAAAATCGTACGCAGGCGGTCTCGTGGGCCAATGATAACCTCAGGCGATAA